AGAGTAAATCGTTAGAGAATATTGGCGAACTAGGCCAGCAGTTGTATCAATCCTATCGAAATGAAAAGGAATTGGATAATATTAATTTGTTATATGTCACTTTTACAAGAGCAATTGAGCAATTATATATTATTGGAGAGCAAAAAACGTTAAAGGATAAACCTACTTCTTCTTCTCAATTTTTAATGGATTTCTTGGATAAAAAAGGCGAATGGAGTGAGACGAAAACGGAATATACTTTTGGAAATAAAGAAAGAGTTTCTGTTAAACCTGAGGACAAGAAAAACACGGTACAATTTAATCAATTAATGAGTACTTCTTGGCAATCGCATAACATTGCCATTGTGGCAAATTCTTCATTGTTATGGGATAGTGAGCGAGGTGAATCTATTAAATATGGTAATTTAATTCACGAATTGATGTCTCAGATAAAAACTGCAGATGATATTGAGGAGGTTATTGAAAAATATGTGAGTTTAGGGAATATTGTTGCGAGTGACAAGGAAACTATTAGTGGTTTAATCCATCAAATAGTATCACATCCAAGTTTAGAAAGTTATTACCAGCAGAACAATACCGTCTATAACGAACGTGAGATCTTTACAGAGTTAGGTGAGATTATCATACCAGATCGCTTGGTGATTGACGAAGATAATAATGCCACAATAATCGATTATAAAACAGGAAAACCAGAAAAAAAATACCATCATCAACTGAATAGTTATGCCAATGTTGTATTTCAATTGGGCTATACAGTTGCTAAGAAGATGTTGGTTTATATAGATGAAGATATCGCTGTAGAAGAGGTATTATAATTACGTGATTTTAAATTAAATTGTCCTATTAAATCTCAAACCGCTACTTTTGAGCTTTAAACCTAACCTATGAATACCTTAGATATAATATTAGCCGCCTTGTTACTTTTCGGATTGGTCCGTGGATTTATGAAAGGTTTTTTTGTAGAAGTTGCCGGATTAGCAGCTTTGGCATTAGGACTTTACGGAGCTATTCATTTTTCACATTTTGCATCTAGTTATATAGAGAGAAGTGTGGAATGGAATGACAAACATATTCAAATAGCTGCTTTTGCGGTGACTTTTTTGGTGATTATTATTTTAATTTCATTAGCGGGTAAGCTATTGACAAAAATTGCGGATGTTGCAGCGTTAGGTCTCTTTAATAAAATGATAGGAGGTTTGTTTGGTGCGGCCAAAATAGGATTAATTCTAAGTGTAGTTTTAGTGGTTTTTAGTAAATTAAATAGAACAATCCCATTTCTTACGGAGGAGCAAATAGAGGAATCAGAATTGTACGAACCTGTCAAAGGTATTGTGCCGTTAATTTTTCCGAATATAGTTCAGGAGGATGAGGAGGCTAATGAAGATGAAGTTTAATAACAATCCATCAGTACAGCACTTTTGTTTTGATAATAACTTAGTGATTTTTTTAGGTATTTTTTACAAATTTCGTCTAGCATATTGGTAACCTCTTTCTGCATAACAACAGATCCACAAATCATAACAACACCTTTATTTTTGAGAATTTCGGAAATCTTTTCACCGTCTTCTTTTAATACATGTTGTATATATAACTTCTCCTTTTGTTCTTGAGATAAAGCCAATCGTAGTGACACTAAGTTTCCTTTTTCTAGTTGTGCATCTATTTCCTTTTTATACAGATTAAAAGATTCCTTTTTCCGTCCACCCCAATAAAGATGTAAATCTGATTTTTTATTGTTTTCATGCATCATGCCTAAATAGGGGCCAATACCAGTTCCTGTAGCAATTAACACTACATTTTTTGCTTTTTTAGGAAGACG
The nucleotide sequence above comes from Aureibaculum algae. Encoded proteins:
- a CDS encoding CvpA family protein, with the protein product MNTLDIILAALLLFGLVRGFMKGFFVEVAGLAALALGLYGAIHFSHFASSYIERSVEWNDKHIQIAAFAVTFLVIIILISLAGKLLTKIADVAALGLFNKMIGGLFGAAKIGLILSVVLVVFSKLNRTIPFLTEEQIEESELYEPVKGIVPLIFPNIVQEDEEANEDEV